The following nucleotide sequence is from Halorussus caseinilyticus.
CGCTCCCGCGAAACCGTAGCTCTGAGTCCATTTGTCAAGGTTGTCGGACGTAGCTTAGATAAAATTTCCGGAAGGTGAGGCGGCAGAGGGCCGAGAATCGGGACGTTGCCGCCGCACCGTCTCGGTCCTCGAAACCGATTCGAGACGGATAATTCACTAGCTATGGGCATGTTTTAACTAATCTCTGCTAGAATCCACCTGTAAGGTCATCTCGATAACTGACACCACTTTTTACAATATATTTCATAGTTAGAATACTTTAGAAAAATATAATTTCAGATAGCAGAGTGTTATGCATGCATGTCGAAGAACACCATGCTCGACACGCTCGCACAGCACCCGCGACTAATCGGCTTCCTGTTCACCACCGGGATGGTTCTGGTACAGGCAGGGAATGTCGCGGCGAACAATACAGGAATGACGAACGGACCATAAGCCACTA
It contains:
- a CDS encoding DUF7503 family protein, with protein sequence MSKNTMLDTLAQHPRLIGFLFTTGMVLVQAGNVAANNTGMTNGP